In Pirellulales bacterium, a single genomic region encodes these proteins:
- a CDS encoding tetratricopeptide repeat protein: MLGSVFAGLDPKQIAESGRPLQDVLRENLVTAVKELDGSAIGDSLEVAAMQNTLGRSLLGLGEAKLAVEVLEKARKTRKAKLGPEHPDTLSSMNSLAVCYRTAGQLDKALPLLEETLKLNKAKFGPEHPDTLISMGNLALGYKDAGQWEKALPLFEETLTLMKAKLGPEHPKTLTSMNSLAAGYYAAGQWDKALPLFEETLKLKKAKLGPEHPETLSGMNNLALGYQDAGQLDKALPLLEETLKLQKFRLGTEHPNTLSSMNNLAGCYQDAGQWDKALPLFEETLKIMKAKLGPEHPDTLSSMMNLALGYHAAGQWDKALPLYEETLKLMKAKLGPDHPNTLSSMGNLALCYQDAGQLDKALPLLEETLKLQKSRLGPEHPDTLSSMMNLALGYHAAGQWDKALPLYKEALKLMKAKLGPKHPNTLISINNLAVAYMDAGQQDMALTLLSETSVGNPKDTFLTLKLATLQVWFGKDQQYTETVDRALRFAKDTQDASAAKQMAIISSLRPSDDRDSLAAALALAKQAVDLGKTSGDLLDYYQMALGMAQYRSGLFAEAEATFSPLAEKVMQNMHIAPTVGFYRAMTLFRLGKVDDAKILATQTTKVMRPLPSDDRNPLANGASHDDIIVWLAYREAKALIQFEAVPPKQLQPPTGEK; encoded by the coding sequence TTGCTCGGCTCGGTGTTCGCCGGGCTGGACCCGAAGCAAATTGCCGAGAGCGGGCGGCCGCTGCAGGACGTGTTACGGGAGAACCTGGTGACGGCGGTGAAGGAACTGGACGGTTCGGCCATCGGCGATTCCCTGGAAGTGGCCGCTATGCAGAACACTCTCGGACGGTCGCTGCTTGGGCTGGGGGAGGCGAAGCTGGCCGTTGAAGTGTTGGAGAAAGCCCGGAAAACGCGGAAGGCCAAGCTCGGCCCAGAACACCCCGACACCCTTTCTAGCATGAACAGCCTAGCGGTGTGCTACAGGACTGCTGGCCAGCTCGACAAGGCTCTGCCACTGCTTGAGGAAACTCTTAAGCTGAACAAGGCCAAATTCGGCCCCGAACACCCTGACACTCTCATCAGCATGGGCAACCTGGCGCTGGGATATAAGGACGCCGGACAGTGGGAAAAGGCCCTGCCACTCTTCGAGGAGACACTTACGCTGATGAAGGCCAAACTCGGCCCAGAACACCCTAAAACCCTCACCAGCATGAACAGCCTAGCAGCGGGCTACTATGCCGCCGGCCAGTGGGACAAGGCCCTCCCGCTCTTCGAAGAGACGCTCAAGCTAAAGAAGGCCAAACTCGGTCCCGAACACCCCGAAACCCTCTCCGGCATGAACAACCTGGCACTGGGCTACCAGGATGCCGGCCAGCTCGACAAGGCTCTGCCACTGCTTGAGGAAACGCTAAAGCTCCAGAAGTTCAGGCTCGGCACAGAACATCCCAACACCCTCTCCAGCATGAACAACCTGGCGGGCTGCTACCAAGACGCCGGACAGTGGGACAAGGCCCTGCCGCTCTTTGAAGAGACGCTCAAGATAATGAAAGCCAAGCTCGGCCCCGAACACCCCGACACTCTCTCTAGCATGATGAACTTGGCGCTGGGATACCATGCCGCCGGTCAGTGGGACAAGGCCTTGCCGCTGTACGAGGAGACGCTCAAGCTGATGAAGGCCAAGCTCGGCCCCGATCACCCCAACACTCTCTCTAGCATGGGCAATCTGGCGCTGTGCTACCAAGATGCCGGCCAGCTCGACAAGGCTCTGCCACTGCTTGAGGAAACGCTTAAGCTCCAGAAGTCCAGGCTCGGCCCCGAACACCCTGACACTCTCTCTAGCATGATGAACCTGGCGTTGGGATACCATGCTGCCGGTCAGTGGGACAAGGCCCTGCCACTGTACAAGGAGGCGCTCAAGTTGATGAAGGCCAAACTCGGCCCCAAACACCCCAACACCCTCATCAGCATAAATAACCTAGCGGTGGCCTACATGGACGCCGGTCAACAGGACATGGCTTTGACGCTGTTGTCGGAGACATCCGTCGGCAATCCGAAAGATACCTTCCTGACGCTCAAGCTGGCGACCTTGCAGGTCTGGTTTGGCAAAGACCAGCAATACACGGAGACCGTGGACCGGGCGTTGCGATTTGCCAAGGACACTCAGGACGCCAGCGCCGCCAAGCAAATGGCAATAATCAGTTCGCTGCGCCCCAGCGATGATCGGGATTCGCTGGCGGCTGCTCTGGCGTTGGCCAAGCAGGCGGTTGATCTTGGCAAGACCAGCGGCGACCTCCTGGACTACTACCAAATGGCTCTCGGTATGGCGCAATATCGCAGCGGTTTATTCGCAGAGGCAGAAGCCACGTTCTCCCCGCTGGCCGAGAAAGTCATGCAAAACATGCACATCGCCCCTACCGTCGGCTTCTACCGTGCCATGACGCTGTTCCGACTCGGTAAAGTGGACGACGCTAAGATATTGGCAACCCAAACCACGAAGGTGATGCGACCCCTACCCAGCGACGACCGCAACCCGTTGGCCAATGGTGCGAGCCACGACGACATCATCGTCTGGCTGGCGTATCGCGAGGCGAAGGCGTTGATCCAATTCGAGGCAGTCCCGCCGAAACAGCTACAGCCGCCGACAGGTGAGAAGTGA
- a CDS encoding sugar phosphate isomerase/epimerase family protein translates to MPHMPTSRRTFLQLTGLTVTGLATLPAGRLLAADKAPFEISLAEWSLHKTIFGKQLDHLDFPKAAKEQFGISAVEHVNQFFKDKAHDEKYLADLKRRADDHGVKSLLIMCDGEGQLGDPDSAKRTEAVTNHHKWVDAAKALGCHSIRVNAGSDGKLSYEEQQKLAADGLSRLTEYGEKANIAVIVENHGGLSSNGAWLAGVMKLVNKPLCGTLPDFGNFRVSDKEEYDRYKGTAELMPFAKGVSAKSYDFNEAGDETTIDYRKMLKIVLDAGYKGYIGIEYEGGRLSEADGILATKKLLDKLRGELA, encoded by the coding sequence ATGCCGCACATGCCTACCTCTCGTCGTACATTTTTGCAACTTACCGGATTGACCGTCACCGGACTGGCCACGTTGCCCGCGGGCCGATTGCTGGCCGCCGACAAAGCCCCCTTTGAAATCTCCTTGGCCGAATGGTCGCTGCACAAGACGATCTTTGGCAAACAACTCGACCATCTAGACTTTCCCAAAGCCGCCAAGGAACAATTTGGCATTTCTGCGGTCGAGCATGTCAATCAGTTCTTTAAGGACAAGGCCCATGATGAAAAGTATCTGGCCGATCTGAAGCGGCGGGCCGACGATCATGGCGTCAAAAGCCTGCTGATCATGTGCGACGGCGAAGGACAATTGGGCGATCCCGACTCGGCCAAGCGGACCGAGGCGGTCACCAACCACCACAAATGGGTGGACGCGGCCAAGGCCCTGGGTTGTCATTCCATTCGCGTCAACGCCGGGTCGGATGGCAAGTTGTCGTATGAGGAACAGCAAAAGCTGGCGGCGGACGGCCTGTCACGCCTGACGGAGTATGGTGAAAAGGCCAACATCGCCGTCATCGTCGAAAACCATGGGGGCTTATCGTCCAACGGGGCTTGGCTGGCGGGAGTGATGAAACTGGTCAACAAACCGCTGTGCGGCACGCTGCCGGACTTTGGGAATTTCCGCGTCAGCGACAAGGAAGAATACGATCGTTACAAAGGAACAGCGGAACTGATGCCCTTTGCCAAAGGGGTCAGCGCCAAAAGCTATGACTTTAACGAAGCTGGTGACGAAACCACCATCGATTACCGCAAGATGCTCAAAATCGTCCTGGATGCCGGTTACAAAGGATACATTGGCATCGAGTACGAAGGGGGTCGTCTGAGCGAGGCGGACGGTATCTTGGCCACCAAAAAACTCTTGGATAAACTTCGGGGGGAATTGGCCTAG
- a CDS encoding toxin-antitoxin system HicB family antitoxin yields the protein MHKSQEALRFANHLFNSSEKIDWVTFYREVLGVDGIVRRLYPDQAALAEFEATEEYAEIQKLLTTIREKTKNKSKAEPIRVITVRMPKSLHEALNVEAMELKTSVNQLCISKLIQWIDGEFVPSAPEEDRPQIAEAPAMAIAGSVPVAAHWEG from the coding sequence ATGCACAAGTCGCAAGAAGCCCTCAGGTTTGCCAACCATCTCTTTAATTCCTCTGAAAAAATCGATTGGGTCACCTTTTACCGGGAAGTGCTGGGCGTGGACGGCATCGTCCGCAGGTTGTACCCCGACCAAGCCGCCCTGGCCGAATTTGAAGCGACCGAGGAATACGCCGAAATTCAAAAACTTTTGACCACGATCCGCGAAAAGACCAAAAATAAATCCAAGGCCGAACCAATCCGCGTGATTACCGTGCGCATGCCCAAGAGCCTGCACGAAGCCCTCAATGTGGAAGCGATGGAACTTAAAACCAGCGTCAACCAACTGTGTATATCGAAGTTGATCCAATGGATTGACGGGGAATTTGTTCCATCGGCTCCCGAGGAAGATCGTCCCCAAATTGCCGAAGCGCCCGCCATGGCGATCGCGGGCAGCGTACCGGTCGCCGCCCATTGGGAAGGCTAG